The Streptomyces sp. NBC_01775 genome includes a region encoding these proteins:
- a CDS encoding amidohydrolase family protein, with product MPETATVRETATVPESGVLARRRLLQAGAVAGGALATGALTAPSPAAAAAPAAPAAPAPAAARARTLSFSAATNGAATLVPKAGTLIAEMQNILWSVPRSGGKAKPISAPGLEPTRPVLAPDGKTLAVCAYRDGGFHLWTLRPDGSGLRQRTDGPWDDRGPAWSPDGTRLAFASERGGDPVKGSPYRVWVLDVRSGELARLTGKEGQEGPLQDGAWEDFDPTWSPDGERVLCVRGKVVSAEAGPVLQARTVVSVAADGSGDVREEHTDPTEGVSVMTPAVSPSGKLAYLRTTPAPKASCTLVVDGKAVETEGDLEPAPPRWTDRETLLLTVSGTFRLLRPSRPEAGERIPFEAELPVERPRYQVKDYGFEAPGSHPVRGIQQPVLSPDGEHAAFVAVNALWLARTDGKGRPRKLVQAAATRYVCAPSFSRDGKALLYSDDRDGLLAVRRRELDSGKETVLAAGGRVYPALSPDGTRLACLDMAGNLLVKDLKGGEERTLAKPLGGGGIPGPPTWSADGRHIALCDRNRLNYRFREGYNLIRVLDAGSGKDALHPLASHASLSDRYSSGPVWSPDGRWIAAVSESALWVLPVRADGTPDGEARKLSDESADHPSWSGDSRSLLYVSAGKLRLRSVADGGGKARTVRLDLNWRRPAPKQTVVHAGRLWDGTGPGVREDVDLVLRDGRIAEVAPHRAGRRAERRVDASELTVLPGLWDCHTHPWQTTYGGRQTVAQLAYGITTAVSLGGFAYEQARLREAVAAGKLAGPRLLATGELLDGPRVAYSMGRAHRTEAGLRRSLERAGALDWDFVKTYVRAPASMMREAAEYAHEKLGVRSGSHLCTPGVQIGQDVTTHLQATQRLEFGHATSATGHSYEDVIGIYTTPGDFHLIATPFTAAPLVGAHPELAEDRRVTKLMPPWDVTAVKQLAGTPPTEADLATLDVETDVYRRVLAAGGSVALGTDQPLVPVGLHLHMALRALHRAGLKPHEVLRTATSMAAKVFGAERELGTVEEGKLADLTLVDGDPLTDFDSLIRTVTAVRGGVPYEQAELIDAYSTSGTRAHEAREEHWEHVSRQLRRDSCCDLGH from the coding sequence GTGCCGGAGACCGCTACCGTGCGGGAGACCGCCACCGTGCCGGAGAGCGGCGTCCTCGCCCGGCGGCGGCTCCTCCAGGCCGGTGCCGTCGCGGGTGGCGCCCTCGCCACCGGCGCCCTCACCGCCCCGTCCCCCGCCGCCGCTGCGGCCCCAGCGGCTCCGGCGGCCCCCGCGCCCGCCGCGGCGCGCGCCCGGACCCTGTCCTTCTCGGCGGCCACCAACGGTGCCGCCACCCTCGTGCCCAAGGCCGGGACGCTGATCGCCGAGATGCAGAACATCCTCTGGTCCGTCCCCCGTTCGGGGGGCAAGGCCAAGCCGATCAGCGCGCCGGGGCTGGAGCCCACCCGCCCCGTGCTGGCCCCCGACGGCAAGACGCTGGCCGTGTGCGCCTACCGCGACGGCGGCTTCCACCTGTGGACCCTGCGCCCGGACGGCTCCGGGCTGCGGCAGCGCACCGACGGGCCGTGGGACGACCGGGGGCCCGCCTGGTCGCCCGACGGCACCCGGCTGGCCTTCGCCTCCGAGCGCGGCGGCGACCCCGTCAAGGGCAGCCCGTACCGCGTATGGGTCCTGGATGTGCGCAGCGGCGAGCTGGCCCGGCTCACCGGCAAGGAGGGCCAGGAGGGGCCGCTCCAGGACGGCGCCTGGGAGGACTTCGACCCCACCTGGTCCCCGGACGGCGAGCGCGTGCTGTGCGTGCGCGGCAAGGTCGTCAGCGCAGAGGCGGGGCCCGTCCTCCAGGCCCGTACGGTCGTGTCGGTGGCCGCCGACGGCAGCGGGGACGTACGCGAGGAGCACACCGATCCCACCGAGGGCGTCTCGGTGATGACACCCGCCGTCTCGCCCTCCGGCAAGCTCGCCTACCTGCGCACGACCCCGGCCCCGAAGGCGTCGTGCACCCTGGTCGTGGACGGGAAGGCGGTGGAGACCGAGGGCGATCTGGAGCCCGCGCCGCCGCGCTGGACGGACCGCGAGACGCTGCTGCTCACCGTCTCCGGCACCTTCCGGCTGCTGCGCCCCTCGCGCCCCGAGGCCGGTGAGCGCATCCCCTTCGAGGCCGAACTCCCCGTGGAGCGGCCCCGCTACCAGGTCAAGGACTACGGCTTCGAGGCGCCCGGCAGCCATCCGGTGCGCGGCATCCAGCAGCCCGTGCTGTCCCCGGACGGCGAGCACGCCGCGTTCGTCGCCGTCAACGCGCTCTGGCTGGCCCGCACCGACGGCAAGGGCCGCCCCCGCAAGCTGGTGCAGGCGGCGGCGACCCGCTACGTGTGCGCGCCCTCCTTCAGCCGGGACGGCAAGGCGCTGCTCTACAGCGACGACCGCGACGGGCTGCTGGCCGTACGGCGAAGAGAGCTGGACTCGGGCAAGGAAACGGTGCTGGCCGCCGGAGGCCGGGTCTACCCCGCGCTCTCCCCGGACGGCACCCGGCTGGCCTGCCTGGACATGGCGGGCAACCTCCTCGTCAAAGACCTCAAGGGCGGCGAGGAGCGCACCTTGGCCAAGCCGCTGGGCGGCGGCGGCATCCCGGGCCCGCCCACCTGGTCGGCCGACGGGCGCCACATCGCGCTGTGCGACCGCAACAGGCTCAACTACCGCTTCCGCGAGGGCTACAACCTCATCCGCGTCCTCGACGCCGGGAGCGGGAAGGACGCGCTGCACCCGCTGGCCTCGCACGCCTCGCTCTCGGACCGCTACTCCTCGGGCCCCGTCTGGTCCCCCGACGGGCGCTGGATCGCCGCCGTCAGCGAGTCCGCGCTGTGGGTGCTGCCGGTGCGCGCCGACGGCACCCCCGACGGCGAGGCGCGCAAACTGTCCGACGAGAGCGCGGACCACCCCTCCTGGTCGGGCGATTCGCGCTCGCTGTTGTACGTGTCGGCCGGCAAGCTGCGGCTGCGGTCCGTGGCGGACGGCGGCGGCAAGGCCCGCACCGTGCGCCTGGACCTGAACTGGCGGCGCCCGGCGCCCAAGCAGACCGTCGTGCACGCCGGACGGCTGTGGGACGGCACGGGCCCGGGGGTGCGCGAGGACGTCGACCTCGTCCTGCGGGACGGGCGCATCGCCGAGGTGGCACCGCACCGCGCGGGCCGCCGCGCCGAGCGCCGGGTGGACGCCTCGGAGCTGACCGTGCTGCCGGGCCTGTGGGACTGCCACACCCACCCCTGGCAGACGACCTACGGCGGCAGGCAGACCGTCGCGCAGCTCGCCTACGGCATCACCACCGCCGTCTCGCTCGGCGGCTTCGCCTACGAACAGGCCCGGCTGCGCGAGGCGGTGGCGGCCGGCAAGCTCGCCGGGCCCCGGCTGCTGGCCACCGGCGAACTGCTGGACGGGCCGCGTGTCGCCTACAGCATGGGCAGGGCACACCGCACCGAGGCGGGGCTGCGCCGCTCCCTGGAGCGGGCCGGCGCGCTGGACTGGGACTTCGTCAAGACGTACGTGCGGGCGCCCGCCTCGATGATGCGGGAGGCCGCAGAGTACGCGCACGAGAAGCTGGGCGTGCGCTCCGGCAGCCATCTGTGCACCCCCGGCGTGCAGATCGGCCAGGACGTGACGACCCATCTCCAGGCCACCCAGCGGCTGGAGTTCGGCCACGCCACCTCGGCGACCGGGCACAGCTACGAGGACGTCATCGGCATCTACACCACCCCAGGAGACTTCCACCTCATCGCGACGCCGTTCACCGCGGCGCCGCTCGTGGGCGCGCATCCCGAGCTGGCCGAGGACCGCAGGGTCACCAAGCTCATGCCCCCGTGGGACGTGACCGCGGTCAAGCAGCTGGCGGGCACCCCGCCCACCGAGGCGGACCTGGCCACCCTCGATGTGGAGACGGACGTCTACCGCCGCGTCCTGGCCGCCGGCGGATCCGTCGCGCTGGGCACCGACCAGCCGCTGGTGCCGGTCGGGCTGCATCTGCACATGGCACTGCGCGCCCTGCACCGGGCCGGGCTGAAGCCGCACGAGGTGCTGCGGACGGCGACGTCGATGGCCGCGAAGGTCTTCGGTGCCGAGCGCGAGCTGGGCACGGTCGAGGAGGGCAAGCTGGCCGACCTGACGCTGGTGGACGGCGACCCGCTGACGGACTTCGACTCGCTGATCCGTACGGTCACGGCGGTGCGCGGCGGAGTGCCCTACGAACAGGCCGAGCTGATCGACGCCTACAGCACCTCGGGCACCCGCGCGCACGAGGCGCGGGAGGAGCACTGGGAGCACGTGAGCCGCCAGCTGCGCCGCGACAGCTGCTGCGACCTGGGGCACTGA
- a CDS encoding ATP-binding protein: MRRRLILSTLAVVLVVVAVFGVSLVIVESRTIENSTRENVRSEAVRLVSTVESRVVAGERVTPESIGVTASGDRYVRVEMPGRRAPIEVGGKPSGDVVQARETGAHGERVTVQEPRSTVRAEVGRTLLIIMAVAVLAVISAAVLAVRQAHRVAAPLTDLAETAERLGSGDPRPRHRRYGVPELDRVADVLDASADRIGRMLTAERRLAADASHQLRTPLTALSMRLEEIIATADTDDPEDRATVKEEATIALAQVERLTDVVQRLLTNSRDPRSGSAVSFDLDEVVKQQIEEWKPAYRSEGRAIVRSGKTGLRAVGTPGAVAQVLATLIENSLMHGDGTVALRTRVIGNQVVVEVTDQGPGVDEALGSRVFERTVSGHNSTGLGLAVARDLAEADGGRLELLQQLPPVFALFLSREAADIDPASTS; this comes from the coding sequence GTGCGCCGTCGGCTCATCCTGTCCACCCTTGCCGTCGTCCTGGTCGTCGTCGCGGTCTTCGGGGTCTCGCTCGTCATCGTCGAGTCCCGCACGATCGAGAACAGCACCCGGGAGAACGTCCGCTCCGAGGCCGTGCGCCTCGTCTCCACCGTCGAGAGCCGGGTCGTGGCGGGGGAGCGGGTGACGCCCGAGTCGATCGGGGTCACCGCGTCCGGAGACCGCTACGTCCGCGTCGAGATGCCGGGCCGCCGGGCCCCGATCGAGGTGGGCGGCAAGCCGTCCGGCGACGTCGTCCAGGCCCGGGAGACCGGCGCGCACGGTGAGCGCGTCACCGTGCAGGAGCCCCGTTCGACGGTGCGCGCCGAGGTCGGCCGCACCCTGCTGATCATCATGGCCGTCGCGGTGCTCGCGGTGATCTCCGCCGCCGTGCTGGCCGTGCGCCAGGCCCACCGGGTGGCGGCGCCGCTGACCGATCTGGCCGAGACCGCCGAGCGCCTCGGCTCGGGCGACCCGCGCCCCCGGCACCGCCGGTACGGGGTGCCCGAGCTGGACCGGGTGGCCGATGTGCTGGACGCCAGTGCCGACCGGATCGGGCGGATGCTCACCGCCGAGCGGCGGCTGGCCGCCGATGCCTCCCACCAGCTGCGTACGCCGCTGACCGCGCTGTCCATGCGGCTGGAGGAGATCATCGCGACCGCCGACACCGACGACCCGGAGGACCGGGCCACGGTCAAGGAGGAGGCGACCATCGCGCTCGCACAGGTCGAGCGGCTCACCGACGTGGTGCAGCGGCTGCTGACCAACTCCCGCGACCCGCGCTCGGGCTCGGCCGTCAGCTTCGACCTGGACGAGGTCGTCAAGCAGCAGATAGAGGAGTGGAAGCCCGCCTACCGCAGCGAGGGCCGGGCCATAGTGCGCTCCGGCAAGACGGGGCTGCGCGCGGTGGGCACCCCGGGTGCGGTGGCGCAGGTGCTGGCCACCTTGATCGAGAACTCGCTGATGCACGGTGACGGCACGGTCGCGCTGCGCACCCGCGTCATCGGCAACCAGGTGGTGGTGGAGGTCACGGACCAGGGCCCCGGCGTGGACGAGGCACTCGGCTCGCGGGTCTTCGAGCGGACCGTCAGCGGCCACAACTCCACCGGGCTCGGCCTCGCCGTCGCCCGCGACCTGGCCGAGGCCGACGGCGGGCGGCTGGAGCTACTTCAGCAGTTGCCGCCGGTCTTCGCGCTGTTCCTCAGCCGCGAGGCCGCCGACATCGACCCGGCGTCCACGTCCTGA
- the purE gene encoding 5-(carboxyamino)imidazole ribonucleotide mutase: MSSSSSASPLVGVVMGSDSDWSVMEEAAKALGEFGVEYEVDVVSAHRMPREMLAYGEDAADRGLKTIIAGAGGAAHLPGMLASVTPLPVIGVPVPLKYLDGMDSLLSIVQMPAGVPVAAVSVAGARNAGLLAVRMLAAHDSGLREKMRDFQQDLNEQAAEKGKRLRGKVSGDTGFGFGHPGGIR; the protein is encoded by the coding sequence ATGAGCAGTTCAAGCAGTGCCAGTCCGCTTGTCGGGGTGGTCATGGGGTCCGATTCGGACTGGTCGGTCATGGAGGAGGCGGCCAAGGCGCTGGGGGAGTTCGGGGTCGAGTACGAGGTCGACGTCGTTTCCGCGCACCGGATGCCGCGCGAAATGCTCGCGTACGGCGAGGACGCCGCCGACCGGGGACTCAAGACGATCATCGCCGGGGCCGGCGGTGCGGCACACCTGCCGGGCATGCTCGCCTCGGTCACCCCGCTGCCGGTGATCGGCGTCCCGGTGCCTTTGAAGTACCTGGACGGCATGGACTCCCTGCTCTCCATCGTGCAGATGCCGGCGGGCGTCCCCGTCGCCGCCGTCTCCGTCGCGGGCGCCCGTAACGCGGGCCTGCTCGCCGTCCGGATGCTCGCCGCGCACGACAGCGGGCTGCGGGAGAAGATGCGCGACTTCCAGCAGGACCTGAACGAGCAGGCCGCCGAGAAGGGCAAGCGGCTGCGCGGCAAGGTGTCGGGCGACACCGGCTTCGGCTTCGGTCACCCGGGAGGCATCCGATGA
- a CDS encoding GtrA family protein produces MGEWRSVRPRLERIVRELAKFGAVGALGFLVNVAIFNLCIHTFQLAPIRSGVISQVVAIGTNYVGNRYWTYRHIDKSRVHRETSLFFLFSGIALVLENGILALSHYGFGYTSTLADNIAKNVIGLGIGTVFRFWSYRTWVFRVAAFHAEEDAAAQQEARPGQRTKRVTGSGARASGRGRRVDVGGLAAEEQREDRRQLLK; encoded by the coding sequence ATGGGTGAATGGCGCTCAGTGCGCCCGCGACTTGAACGCATCGTGCGCGAACTGGCCAAGTTCGGCGCCGTCGGAGCGCTGGGCTTCCTGGTGAACGTCGCGATCTTCAATCTGTGCATCCACACGTTCCAGCTCGCTCCGATCCGCTCCGGCGTCATCTCCCAGGTCGTCGCCATCGGCACGAACTACGTGGGCAACCGGTACTGGACCTACCGGCACATCGACAAGAGCCGGGTCCACCGTGAGACTTCGCTCTTCTTCCTCTTCAGCGGGATCGCGCTGGTGCTGGAGAACGGCATCCTCGCCCTCTCGCACTACGGCTTCGGGTACACCTCGACGCTCGCCGACAACATCGCCAAGAACGTCATCGGGCTCGGCATCGGCACCGTCTTCCGCTTCTGGTCCTACCGCACCTGGGTCTTCCGGGTGGCGGCGTTCCACGCCGAGGAGGACGCGGCAGCCCAGCAGGAGGCGCGGCCCGGCCAGCGCACCAAGCGCGTGACGGGCAGCGGGGCGCGCGCTTCAGGACGTGGACGCCGGGTCGATGTCGGCGGCCTCGCGGCTGAGGAACAGCGCGAAGACCGGCGGCAACTGCTGAAGTAG
- a CDS encoding acyl-CoA dehydrogenase — protein sequence MASDFDLYRPSEEHDMLRDSVRGLAEAKIAPHAAEVDEEARFPQEALDALVANDLHAVHVPEEYGGAGADALATVIVIEEVARVCGSSSLIPAVNKLGSLPVMLSASDELKKRYLTPLAKGEAMFSYCLSEPDAGSDAGGMKTKAVRDGDSWVLNGVKRWITNAGVSDYYTVMAVTDPDKRTKGISAFVVEKDDAGVSFGAPEKKLGIKGSPTREVYLDNVRIPADRIIGAEGSGFATAMKTLDHTRITIAAQALGIAQGALDYAKGYVQERKQFGKPIGDFQGVQFMLADMAMKIEAARQLTYAAAARSERVSQGNEKEDLTFFGAAAKCYASDAAMEITTDAVQLLGGYGYTRDYPVERMMRDAKITQIYEGTNQVQRIVMARNLP from the coding sequence TTGGCGTCTGATTTCGACCTCTACCGGCCGTCCGAGGAACACGACATGCTCCGCGACTCGGTGCGTGGGCTCGCCGAGGCGAAGATCGCTCCGCACGCCGCCGAGGTGGACGAGGAGGCGCGGTTCCCGCAGGAGGCGCTGGACGCGCTGGTGGCCAACGATCTGCACGCCGTGCACGTCCCCGAGGAGTACGGCGGCGCCGGGGCTGACGCGCTGGCCACGGTCATCGTCATCGAGGAGGTCGCCCGGGTGTGCGGCTCCTCCTCGCTGATCCCCGCCGTCAACAAGCTGGGCTCGCTGCCGGTGATGCTCTCCGCCTCGGACGAGCTGAAGAAGCGCTACCTGACGCCGCTGGCCAAGGGCGAGGCGATGTTCTCCTACTGTCTGAGCGAGCCGGACGCCGGTTCGGACGCGGGCGGCATGAAGACCAAGGCCGTACGGGACGGCGACAGCTGGGTCCTCAACGGCGTCAAGCGCTGGATCACCAACGCGGGCGTCTCGGACTACTACACGGTGATGGCCGTCACCGACCCGGACAAGCGCACCAAGGGCATCTCCGCCTTCGTCGTGGAGAAGGACGACGCGGGCGTCTCCTTCGGCGCCCCGGAGAAGAAGCTCGGCATCAAGGGCAGCCCGACCCGCGAGGTCTACCTGGACAACGTCCGCATCCCGGCGGACCGGATCATCGGCGCCGAGGGCAGCGGCTTCGCCACCGCCATGAAGACCCTCGACCACACCCGCATCACCATCGCGGCCCAGGCCCTCGGTATCGCGCAGGGCGCCCTCGACTACGCCAAGGGCTATGTCCAGGAACGCAAGCAGTTCGGCAAGCCCATCGGCGACTTCCAGGGCGTGCAGTTCATGCTGGCCGACATGGCGATGAAGATCGAGGCGGCCCGCCAGCTCACCTACGCGGCGGCGGCCCGCTCCGAGCGGGTCTCCCAGGGCAACGAGAAGGAAGACCTCACCTTCTTCGGCGCCGCAGCCAAGTGCTACGCCTCCGACGCGGCCATGGAGATCACCACGGACGCCGTCCAGCTCCTCGGCGGCTACGGCTACACCCGCGACTACCCGGTCGAGCGGATGATGCGGGACGCGAAGATCACGCAGATCTACGAGGGCACCAACCAGGTCCAGCGCATCGTCATGGCGCGCAACCTGCCGTAG
- a CDS encoding dipeptidase, producing MTPGPAPGPRSEAGPHLEAARELLAAHPVVDGHNDLPWALREQVRYDLDRLDLAADQSDRLHTDLPRLRAGGVGAQFWSVYVPGKLTGDHAVSATLEQIDVVRAFVARFGDDLQLAFSAEDMEAARAQGRIASLMGAEGGHSIDNSLATLRALHQLGVRYMTLTHNNSLAWADSATDEPRADGLSRFGEEVVREMNRLGMLVDLSHVAASTMRDALRVTEAPVIFSHSSARAVCDHPRNIPDDVLALLPDNGGVAMVTFVPKFVLNEAATWNEAADANMTAHGLSPLEMGEEGRKVQRDFERDNPRPVPDASTVADHLDHMREVAGIDHLGIGGDFDGTPFTPAQLEDVAGYPHLVAELLGRKWSEADLAKLTWGNAVRVLREAQAVARGIQARRGPSIATLEQLDG from the coding sequence ATGACGCCCGGCCCCGCGCCCGGCCCCCGTTCGGAAGCCGGCCCCCACCTGGAGGCCGCCCGCGAGCTGCTGGCCGCCCACCCCGTCGTGGACGGGCACAACGACCTGCCGTGGGCGCTGCGCGAGCAGGTGCGCTACGACCTCGACCGGCTCGACCTGGCCGCCGACCAGAGCGACAGGCTGCACACCGACCTCCCCCGGCTGCGGGCGGGCGGCGTGGGCGCGCAGTTCTGGTCCGTCTACGTGCCGGGCAAGCTGACCGGCGACCACGCGGTGAGCGCCACCCTGGAGCAGATCGACGTCGTACGGGCCTTCGTGGCGCGCTTCGGCGACGACCTCCAGCTCGCCTTCAGCGCCGAGGACATGGAGGCGGCACGCGCGCAGGGCCGTATCGCCTCGCTGATGGGCGCCGAGGGCGGGCACTCCATCGACAACTCCCTCGCCACCTTGCGCGCCCTGCACCAGCTGGGCGTGCGCTATATGACGCTCACGCACAACAACTCGCTCGCCTGGGCCGACTCGGCCACCGACGAGCCCCGCGCCGACGGGCTCTCCCGCTTCGGTGAGGAGGTCGTGCGCGAGATGAACCGGCTGGGCATGCTCGTCGACCTCTCCCACGTCGCCGCCTCCACGATGCGCGACGCGCTGCGCGTCACCGAGGCGCCGGTGATCTTCTCGCACTCCTCGGCGCGCGCCGTGTGCGATCACCCGCGCAACATCCCCGACGACGTGCTGGCGCTGCTGCCGGACAACGGCGGGGTGGCGATGGTGACGTTCGTGCCGAAGTTCGTCCTGAACGAGGCCGCGACCTGGAACGAGGCCGCCGACGCGAACATGACCGCGCACGGCCTCAGCCCTCTGGAGATGGGCGAGGAGGGCCGGAAGGTGCAGCGGGACTTCGAGCGGGACAACCCCCGCCCGGTCCCGGACGCCTCGACCGTCGCCGATCACCTGGACCACATGCGGGAGGTCGCCGGGATCGATCACCTCGGCATCGGCGGCGACTTCGACGGCACGCCCTTCACCCCCGCCCAGCTGGAGGACGTGGCCGGATACCCGCATCTGGTGGCCGAACTCCTCGGCAGGAAGTGGTCGGAGGCGGACCTGGCCAAGCTCACCTGGGGCAACGCCGTCCGGGTGCTGCGCGAAGCGCAGGCCGTGGCCCGCGGCATCCAGGCCCGGCGCGGCCCGTCGATCGCCACCCTCGAGCAGCTCGACGGCTGA
- a CDS encoding 5-(carboxyamino)imidazole ribonucleotide synthase, which produces MTFPVVGMVGGGQLARMTHEAGIPLGIRFKLLSDTPQDSAAQVVGDVVVGDYRDLETLRSFARGCDVITFDHEHVPTEHLRALEADGIPVRPGPDALVHAQDKGVMRDRLARMGVPVPRNRLVRDQADVAAFATEGTGFPVVLKTVRGGYDGKGVWVVRDADDPSAAEPFKAGVPVLAEEKVDFARELAAGVVRSPHGQAVAYPVVESIQTDGVCDTVIAPAPGLPEAAAVHAQELALRIAHELGVVGHLAVELFETRDGAVLVNELAMRPHNSGHWTQDGAVTSQFANHVRAVLDLPLGDPRSRAPWTVMANVLGGDYPDMYSAYLHCMARDPQLKIHMYGKTVKPGRKVGHVNVYGDDLADVRARAAHAAAYLRGTVVE; this is translated from the coding sequence GTGACATTTCCGGTAGTCGGCATGGTCGGCGGCGGCCAGCTCGCCCGTATGACCCACGAGGCGGGCATCCCCCTCGGCATCAGATTCAAGCTCCTTTCAGACACTCCGCAGGACTCCGCGGCGCAGGTGGTGGGCGACGTCGTCGTCGGTGACTACCGCGACCTGGAGACGCTGCGGAGTTTCGCACGCGGCTGTGACGTGATCACTTTCGATCACGAACATGTGCCGACCGAGCACCTGCGGGCGCTGGAGGCGGACGGCATCCCCGTACGCCCCGGGCCCGACGCGCTCGTGCACGCCCAGGACAAGGGCGTCATGCGCGACCGCCTCGCCCGCATGGGCGTCCCCGTGCCCCGCAACCGCCTCGTGCGCGACCAGGCGGACGTCGCCGCCTTCGCCACGGAGGGCACGGGCTTCCCGGTCGTACTGAAGACGGTGCGCGGCGGCTACGACGGCAAGGGTGTGTGGGTCGTACGCGACGCGGACGACCCGTCCGCCGCCGAGCCCTTCAAAGCGGGCGTGCCCGTGCTCGCCGAGGAGAAGGTCGACTTCGCCAGGGAGCTGGCCGCAGGCGTTGTCCGCTCCCCGCACGGCCAGGCCGTCGCCTACCCCGTCGTCGAGTCCATCCAGACCGACGGCGTGTGCGACACCGTGATCGCGCCGGCGCCCGGCCTCCCGGAGGCGGCGGCGGTGCACGCGCAGGAGCTGGCGCTGCGGATCGCGCACGAGCTGGGCGTGGTCGGACACCTGGCCGTCGAGCTGTTCGAGACGCGGGACGGCGCGGTGCTCGTCAACGAGCTGGCCATGCGCCCCCACAACTCCGGGCACTGGACGCAGGACGGCGCGGTCACCTCGCAGTTCGCCAACCATGTGCGCGCCGTGCTGGACCTCCCGCTCGGTGACCCGCGCTCGCGCGCGCCGTGGACCGTCATGGCCAACGTGCTCGGTGGCGACTACCCCGACATGTACTCCGCGTACCTGCACTGCATGGCCCGTGACCCGCAGCTGAAGATCCACATGTACGGCAAGACGGTGAAGCCGGGGCGCAAGGTGGGCCATGTGAACGTGTACGGCGACGATCTCGCCGACGTCCGCGCCCGCGCCGCCCACGCGGCGGCGTACCTGCGCGGCACGGTCGTGGAGTGA